One segment of Phragmites australis chromosome 13, lpPhrAust1.1, whole genome shotgun sequence DNA contains the following:
- the LOC133888724 gene encoding sugar transport protein MST1-like, whose product MAGGGFPAAEGGRVDDYGSGVTVSVVVTCLMAASCGLIFGYDIGVSGGVTQMESFLSKFFPEVVSGTKNARRDAYCKYDDQLLTAFTSSLFIAATLSSLVASSVTRTVGRQAVMLIGGVLFLAGSACNAGAINIAMLIVGRMLVGFGVGFTAQAAPLYLAETSPARWRGAFTTAYNIFLVLGTLSATVTNYFTNRIPGWGWRVSLGLAAVPAAIVVLSALFVPDTPSSMVLRGKPDRAPASLQRIRGPGADVEAEFKDIVRAVEEARRNDEGAYERLRSKGYRHYLVMVVAIPAFFDLTGVIVIAVFAPVLFRTVGFSSQRAIFGSVILSLVNLTSTSLSSIVMDRSGRRFLFFTGGAAMMVCQLAMSWMLAGHLGKHNAVVTMPRNYALGVLVLMCLYTFSYGLSWGPLKWVVPSEIYPLEIRSAGQAMTVSIALCLSFAQTQVFTTLLCGMKYAIFLFYAGWVLVMTAFIAAFLPETKGVPLEAMQSVWARHWYWRRFARDAKQEVQVNCL is encoded by the exons ATGGCCGGAGGCGGATTCCCCGCGGCGGAGGGTGGCCGGGTGGACGACTACGGCAGCGGCGTGACGGTCTCCGTCGTGGTCACCTGCCTCATGGCCGCCTCATGCGGCCTCATCTTCGGCTACGACATTGGCGTCTCAG GTGGTGTGACGCAAATGGAATCGTTCCTGAGCAAGTTCTTCCCGGAAGTGGTGAGCGGGACGAAGAACGCGAGGCGCGACGCCTACTGCAAATACGACGACCAGCTGCTCACGGCGTTCACCTCGTCGTTATTTATCGCCGCGACGTTGTCGTCGCTGGTGGCGAGCAGCGTGACGCGGACGGTGGGCCGCCAGGCCGTCATGTTGATCGGCGGCGTACTGTTCCTTGCAGGCTCCGCCTGCAACGCCGGCGCCATCAACATCGCCATGCTAATCGTGGGCCGGATGCTGGTCGGCTTCGGAGTTGGGTTCACTGCGCAG GCGGCTCCTTTGTACCTCGCGGAGACATCACCGGCGAGGTGGCGCGGCGCATTCACCACGGCCTACAACATCTTCCTCGTGTTGGGTACACTGTCCGCCACCGTCACCAACTACTTCACTAACCGCATCCCCGGCTGGGGCTGGCGCGTGTCGCTGGGCCTCGCCGCCGTCCCTGCTGCCATCGTCGTCCTGAGCGCTCTGTTCGTCCCGGACACTCCCAGCAGCATGGTATTGCGCGGCAAGCCCGACAGGGCCCCCGCGTCGCTGCAGCGCATCCGCGGTCCGGGTGCGGACGTCGAGGCCGAGTTCAAGGACATCGTCCGCGCCGTCGAGGAGGCGCGCCGGAACGACGAGGGTGCGTACGAGAGGCTACGCAGCAAGGGGTACCGACACTAcctggtgatggtggtggccatCCCCGCGTTCTTCGACCTCACCGGCGTGATCGTCATCGCCGTCTTCGCACCGGTGCTGTTCCGGACGGTCGGGTTCAGCAGCCAGAGGGCCATCTTTGGCTCCGTGATTCTTAGCCTCGTGAACTTGACCTCGACATCACTGTCCTCCATCGTCATGGACCGCTCCGGCCGCAGGTTCCTGTTCTTCACCGGTGGCGCAGCAATGATGGTTTGCCAG TTGGCCATGTCTTGGATGCTGGCTGGTCATCTCGGGAAGCACAATGCGGTAGTGACGATGCCGCGGAACTACGCGCTGGGCGTGCTGGTGCTCATGTGTCTGTACACGTTCAGCTACGGCTTGTCGTGGGGGCCGCTCAAGTGGGTCGTTCCCAGCGAGATCTACCCCTTGGAGATCAGGTCGGCGGGGCAGGCCATGACCGTGTCCATCGCGCTCTGCCTCTCCTTCGCGCAGACGCAGGTGTTCACCACCCTGCTCTGCGGCATGAAGTATGCGATATTCCTGTTCTACGCCGGCTGGGTCCTGGTCATGACCGCGTTCATCGCCGCGTTCCTGCCGGAGACCAAAGGCGTGCCGCTGGAGGCCATGCAGTCCGTTTGGGCGCGGCACTGGTACTGGAGGAGGTTCGCCAGGGATGCCAAGCAGGAGGTTCAGGTGAACTGTTTGTGA